AGCGGCGTTTTCGCAATTGATGACCACGAAATCGAAGCCCTGCCACTCCTCCCGAAGGGCAGGGAGGGCGTTCGCCAGGGCCGTTCTCCCCGGGCTGCCGTCGATGTCGCCGACAAAAAGGATGCGCATGGATGCCTCCGTCGATTTCGTTCGCTTCTCGGGTTACTTCGCAAACTCCGTCGCGCGCGTTTCCCGCGACACATTGACCTTGATCTGGCCGGGGTACTTCATCTCGGCCTCGATCTTGCGGGCGATGTCGTAGGCCAGCTTGTGCACCGTGCCGTCATCCGTGTTGTTCGAGGAGAGCACCACGCGGACCTCGCGCCCTGCCTGGATGGCGTAGGCTTTGGAGACGCCGTTGAACGCCTGGGCCAGCTCCTCGAGCTTCTCCAGCCTCTTGATGTAGGCGTCCAGGCTCTCGCGCCGAGCGCCGGGCCGGGAGGCGCTGACGGCGTCCGCCACGGCAACGATGACATCGTAGACGGAATGCACCTCCAGCGTGTCGTGGTGGGAGGCGATGGCGCTAACCACCTCGGGCCTCTCCCCGAAGCGTCGCGCCAGGTCCGCCCCAATGGCGGCGTGGGGCCCCTCGACCTGATGATCGACGGCCTTGCCGAGGTCGTGCAGCAGGCCGGCCCGCCGCGCCAGCTCCTCGTCCAGCCCCAGCTCCGCGGCGATGGCCCCGGATATGTAGGCCACCTCGAGGCTGTGGGAGAGCGCGTTCTGTCCGTAGCTGAAGCGGAACTTGAGCTGTCCCAGGGTGCGGATCAGCTCCGAGTGCATGTTCTTGATCCCCATCTCCAGGATGGCGGATTCCCCCGCCGAGAGGATGTCCTCCTGGACGTCCCGCGAGGCTTTGTCGATCAGCTCCTCGATACGCGCGGGGTGGATGCGCCCGTCCTGGACGAGGCGCTCCAGGGACCGTCGCGCGATCTCCCGGCGGATGGGGTCGAAGCTGCTGAGGGTCACGGCCTCCGGGGTGTCGTCGATGATCAGGTCCACGCCCGTCAGGGTCTCGAAGGCGCGGATGTTGCGCCCCTCCCTTCCGATGATGCGTCCCTTCATGTCGTCGGTCGGCAGGGGGACGACGCTGACCGACGCGTCGCCGGCGTGCTCCACCGCACAGCGCTGCATGGCCGAGACGACGATCTCCCCCGCCTTGCGGTCGGCCTCCCTCTGGGCCTTCTCCTCCAGATCCTTCAGACGGAGCCCGATGAGGTACTGCGCCTCCTCCTCCGTCTTGCGGAGCAGGATCTCCTGGGCCTGCTCGCGGGTCAGGCAGGCTATTTCCTCCAGCTTCGCGTTCTGTTGCCGAATGAGCGCCTCGAG
This sequence is a window from uncultured Fretibacterium sp.. Protein-coding genes within it:
- the rny gene encoding ribonuclease Y is translated as MQYLIVIMAVTAGAGIGYLVLRAWDNTRLTGYKNRTIAMLEEAHEAAERTKKERMTEAREEILRLRQDAERDIKDRRNELQRAERKIEQKEENLDRKLDRVSHKEDELRNRQEALEQRSTELEALIRQQNAKLEEIACLTREQAQEILLRKTEEEAQYLIGLRLKDLEEKAQREADRKAGEIVVSAMQRCAVEHAGDASVSVVPLPTDDMKGRIIGREGRNIRAFETLTGVDLIIDDTPEAVTLSSFDPIRREIARRSLERLVQDGRIHPARIEELIDKASRDVQEDILSAGESAILEMGIKNMHSELIRTLGQLKFRFSYGQNALSHSLEVAYISGAIAAELGLDEELARRAGLLHDLGKAVDHQVEGPHAAIGADLARRFGERPEVVSAIASHHDTLEVHSVYDVIVAVADAVSASRPGARRESLDAYIKRLEKLEELAQAFNGVSKAYAIQAGREVRVVLSSNNTDDGTVHKLAYDIARKIEAEMKYPGQIKVNVSRETRATEFAK